Proteins from one Cryptomeria japonica chromosome 4, Sugi_1.0, whole genome shotgun sequence genomic window:
- the LOC131031129 gene encoding uncharacterized protein LOC131031129, whose product MLGDNKKAWDSNLVLTVGADRVTIKKSTRFSPYELVYGKEARFPLNNLLLVYKFVTEKCLEEVIFMGDRLMALAELHECRREAQEINLQRQQMVKPLHDRKACDISFINGEWVLKWNAKDQDKGKHGKFDALWLGPFIISEKGGEKSYYLQDIDGQMQEFPIHAQYLQHFFC is encoded by the coding sequence GGTCTTAACAGTAGGGGCTGATAGAGTGACAATCAAGAAGTCCACAAGATTTTccccatatgagcttgtatatggaaaGGAAGCAAGATTTCCCTTAAATAATTTGCTTctagtttataaatttgttacagaAAAATGTTTGGAAGAAGTAATCTTCATGGGGGACAGATTGATGGCTTTAGCTGAGCTGCATGAATGTCGACGAGAAGCTCAGGAAATAAACTTACAGAGACAACAAATGGTAAAACCTTTACATGATAGAAAAGCGTGTGACATATCATTTATAAATGGGGAATGGGTgttaaaatggaatgccaaagatcAGGATAAAGGGAAGCATGGCAAGTTCGATGCACTCTGGTTGGGACCTTTTATCATTTCAGAAAAAGGTGGAGAAAAATCCTATTACCTGCAGGATATTGATGGTCAAATGCAGGAGTTCCCAATTCATGCTCAGTATCTTCAGCATTTTTTCTGTTGA